The region GTGATTAAAATGCCTGACGTCCCGAGCTATATCGCAGAATATCGCAAGCATCTCGCGAAAATTTTTGCTTAACTGGTAGCCTGGAATTAAAGGAGTAGTAAACATGCTTACCGTAATCGCAGAAATCCGTACTCGTCCAGGTCAACATCACCGTCAGGCGGTGCTGGATCAGTTCGTGAAAATTATCCCGACCGTACTGAAAGAAGAAGGCTGCCACGGCTACGCGCCGATGGTGGATGCCGCCACTGACGCCAGCTTCCAGGCGACCGCGCCAGACTCAATCATCATGGTTGAGCAGTGGGAAACCGTCGCGCACCTTGAAGCGCACCTGCAGACCCCTCACATGAAAGCGTGGAGCGATGCGGTGAAGGGTGACGTGCTGGAGACCCACATCCGCATTCTGGAGCAAGGGGTTTAAGTTTCCCCTCACCCCGCCCTCTCCCACAGGGAGAGGACGAACAGATCCAGGCCCGGTGAGCGTCAGCGCTACCGGGTTTTTTATCAGCTTAAAACTCAACTGCTATGCTTATTCTGACTTCATGATTAACAGGAGGATGGAATGGGTCTTTTTAACTTCGTGAAAGAAGCAGGCGAAAAGCTATGGGATAACCTGACCGATCATAAAGGCCAGAGTGACAAAATCACCGAGCATCTCAAAAAACTCAATATTCCCGGTTCAGATAAGGTTCAGGTTAACGTTACCGACGGCAAAGCCAGCGTGACGGGTGACGGGCTGACCCAGGAGCAGAAAGAAAAAATCCAGGTCGCCGTCGGGAACATCGCGGGCGTCAGCGAGGTGGAGAACAACATCACCGCGACCGATGCCAAAGATGAAGCCACCTACTATACGGTGAAATCCGGCGATACCCTGAGCGCTATCTCCAAAACCGTCTACGGCGATGCCAACAAGTACAATAAGATTTTTGAGGCTAACCGCCCGATGCTCTCCAGCCCGGATAAAATCTATCCTGGCCAGACGCTGCGTATTCCTAAGGCGTGATCCGCGAGCCGGGGAAATCAGCTGCTTTTCTTCCCCGGTTTTAACCCACGATGTAACTCGTTGATGCGCTTCATCGACTTGATGGTGCGCTGCGGCTCGGTGGAGGCCACGGATAAAATAATCATCTCCAGACACAGCAGCACCGTACCGTGGAGCGGAATTTTGCCTTTTTCGCCGCCGCGCGGAACGTGAATCACCACGCTGGCCTCCTTGCTGAAGCGTGAGTCGAGGGCGTTGGTCAGCAGGATGGTTGGAATGCCCAGACGCTTCGCTTCACGCAGCGTGGTTTGCCCCTCCCGGTGCGCGGATTTCTGCGCCATCATCACCAGCACGTCGCCGCGCTGAAGCGCAATCAGCTGCTCGGCAAGCCCTATTCCGGTACGGTTAAGCGGCGTGGCGGGTAACCCCATTCGGCTGAACAGCCTGGCGGTGTACTCGGCCAGAATGCCGGAGGCGCCAATGCCAAATATGGCGACCTGCCTCGTCTGCGCCAGCAGAGAGACGGCCTGGGCCATCGCGTAGCGGTTGTGGGGCTCGGATAACACTTCGCAGGTGTGCTGATGCCCCTCCAGCACGAAATCAATGCTCGCGTTGACGTCGCTGGCGAGCGTATTCACCGTGGTGGACATCTTTTCGCTGGAGGTGACCACCGGACCAAACCACTGCTCCAGCGTTTGCTTGAGATCGCGCAGCCCGGCGAAACCCAGCGCCTGAATGGCGCGGACCACCGTGGCGTCTGAGGTTTTCAACAGCGTCGCGATCTCCATTGCGGTCTGTTCCATCACCGCTTCTCGGTTGTCATGAATATAGCGTGCAACCTGCAGCAGACGCGGCGTCAGCTGATGCGCGCGCGCGCGAAAGCGGTCGCCATAGACATCCACGCGCCCTTTCTCTTTGCGGATCACCGTGTCGCCTCCGGCAGCGGACGTCCGGCAATCTGCGACTGCACCTGCGCGGCCATCAGCCCTAACGAGGCGTACGAATTCGAGATGGCCTCTTCACGCGAGATCAGTACGTAATGCCCGGTTCGGCAGGCATTCAGGAACTGACACCAGCCCGGCATGACCGCATCCATCGCCGCCAGCTCGTCCTGCGGTTTACCGCCCGTATCCCCGCGCCAGGTGGCGAAGACGAAATCGGCATCCAGCTCCGGCAGGCGCTCGGCGCTGACGTCGATGCGCCCTCCTTCCGGGATGCTCTCAATCAGCGGCGGGAAGGTGAACCCGGCGTCGCGCAGCACGCGGCCCAGCGAGTGGTAGCTGTGCATGGCGTTAATCTTTCCCTGATTCGCCTGAATCACGGACACGGTCACCTTGCGGGTATCAATAGTCGCCTTCAGCGCCTTAATCTGCTCCTGATAGCGCCGCTCCAGAACCTTAAGCCGCGCCTGCGTTCCCGTCAGCTGAGCCAGCTTGCGGTAGATCTCCGGCGCGCCGCCGTCGAGATGATCGATGCTCACCGTCGGGGCAATTTTCGCCAGCTGTTCCACCGGGGTGTTGCGGGTCGGCTCGGTAACGATCAGGTCAGGCTTTGCGGCGGCGATGGCTTCAATGTCGATATCGGCCGTGCCGATAAATTTAATGTCGGAATTATCGAAGTCGACGCCGGTCAACATGCCGCTGGAGCGCAGAAAGTGGCTGCCGTCCGGCCGCGTGCGGCCATGGCTTGCCACCGGCGGCACGCCAAGCTCAATCAGCGGAATGGTGATATCCAGATCGTGTAAAGAGACAATCCGTTTCGGATGAACCGGCACCACCACTTTTCGGTTCAGATCGTCAGTAAACGTCTGCGTCGGCTCCGCCGCACCCACCGCGAACCCCACCAGCAACAGCATCGAAAACAGTACGCGCATCATAGTCTCCTAAAATCTGTCCCGACGCTGCCAGAGCAGCAGCAGGAAAAACGGTCCGCCAATCAATGAAATCACAATTCCCGCCGGCAGCTGCAGCGGGAGGAATGCCAGACGTCCGACATTATCAGCCAGCAGCACCAGCAGCGCGCCCAGCACGGCGCTTCCAGTCAGGAGCGCGGTTTGCCCACCGCGCAGCAGCAGGCGCGCCATATGCGGGGCAATAAGCCCCACGAAACCAATACCGCCCACGCACGAGACGCAGGCCGCCGTCAGCACCACCGGAGCGAGAACTCGCAGCAGCGCCAGCCGGGTTATGCGCACGCCAAGGCCCACGGCGGCCTGATTGCCGAGCAACGCCACGTCCGCAGCCCGTGCGGTAAAAAGCAGCAGCGCAAACGCGGGGGCAGCCCAGAGCGCGGCTAACCCCACCAGCGTCCAGTTTGCCGCATGCAGGCTTCCCGCCAGCCACAGCATCGCCGTCTGCACGTCCCGCACGTCGGCGGTGGTGATAAAGACGCCCATTGCGGCGGCAAACGCCCACGACACGCCGATGCCGATCAGGATGAACCGCGGGCGCGAGATATCGCGCGCCAGGCCGATAACCAGCAGCGCGGTAAGCAGTCCACCGGCCATGCCGACCAGAGGACGCCAGGCCAGGCCCAGCGCCGGGAACTGAAAAATCAGCAGCAGTACCGCCGCGCTACAGCCCTCCTTCACGCCGATAAGCCCGGGATCGGCCAGACCATTGCGGGTGATGGACTGCATTGCCGCCCCCGCCATGCCGAGCATCGCGCCGCACAGCACCGCCATCAGCAGGCGCGGCAGGCGAATATCCATCACGATGTAGCGCGTCTCCGCCGTCAGACTCTCAGGAGAAAACAGCGCGCGCCCGATGGCGGAGGTGGGAACAGGCAGAGATCCGTGCGTCAGACCAAAGCCCAGCAGGCTTAACGCCACCAGCGCCAAAAGCGTCAGGCACGCCAGCGCCCGCGGGCGAACCAGCGCCGATACACGGCCAATACGGATCGCGCGGAATCCGGCCCGGTTCATTTGAACATCCTCGACGCCATAAAGATGAATACGGGTGCGCCGACCAGGGCCGTCATGATGCCGGTTGCCAGCTCCCAGGGCGTAAACAG is a window of Enterobacter cloacae complex sp. ECNIH7 DNA encoding:
- a CDS encoding iron-siderophore ABC transporter substrate-binding protein — translated: MRVLFSMLLLVGFAVGAAEPTQTFTDDLNRKVVVPVHPKRIVSLHDLDITIPLIELGVPPVASHGRTRPDGSHFLRSSGMLTGVDFDNSDIKFIGTADIDIEAIAAAKPDLIVTEPTRNTPVEQLAKIAPTVSIDHLDGGAPEIYRKLAQLTGTQARLKVLERRYQEQIKALKATIDTRKVTVSVIQANQGKINAMHSYHSLGRVLRDAGFTFPPLIESIPEGGRIDVSAERLPELDADFVFATWRGDTGGKPQDELAAMDAVMPGWCQFLNACRTGHYVLISREEAISNSYASLGLMAAQVQSQIAGRPLPEATR
- the lysM gene encoding peptidoglycan-binding protein LysM, with amino-acid sequence MGLFNFVKEAGEKLWDNLTDHKGQSDKITEHLKKLNIPGSDKVQVNVTDGKASVTGDGLTQEQKEKIQVAVGNIAGVSEVENNITATDAKDEATYYTVKSGDTLSAISKTVYGDANKYNKIFEANRPMLSSPDKIYPGQTLRIPKA
- a CDS encoding putative quinol monooxygenase: MLTVIAEIRTRPGQHHRQAVLDQFVKIIPTVLKEEGCHGYAPMVDAATDASFQATAPDSIIMVEQWETVAHLEAHLQTPHMKAWSDAVKGDVLETHIRILEQGV
- a CDS encoding FecCD family ABC transporter permease, translated to MNRAGFRAIRIGRVSALVRPRALACLTLLALVALSLLGFGLTHGSLPVPTSAIGRALFSPESLTAETRYIVMDIRLPRLLMAVLCGAMLGMAGAAMQSITRNGLADPGLIGVKEGCSAAVLLLIFQFPALGLAWRPLVGMAGGLLTALLVIGLARDISRPRFILIGIGVSWAFAAAMGVFITTADVRDVQTAMLWLAGSLHAANWTLVGLAALWAAPAFALLLFTARAADVALLGNQAAVGLGVRITRLALLRVLAPVVLTAACVSCVGGIGFVGLIAPHMARLLLRGGQTALLTGSAVLGALLVLLADNVGRLAFLPLQLPAGIVISLIGGPFFLLLLWQRRDRF
- a CDS encoding MurR/RpiR family transcriptional regulator, which encodes MIRKEKGRVDVYGDRFRARAHQLTPRLLQVARYIHDNREAVMEQTAMEIATLLKTSDATVVRAIQALGFAGLRDLKQTLEQWFGPVVTSSEKMSTTVNTLASDVNASIDFVLEGHQHTCEVLSEPHNRYAMAQAVSLLAQTRQVAIFGIGASGILAEYTARLFSRMGLPATPLNRTGIGLAEQLIALQRGDVLVMMAQKSAHREGQTTLREAKRLGIPTILLTNALDSRFSKEASVVIHVPRGGEKGKIPLHGTVLLCLEMIILSVASTEPQRTIKSMKRINELHRGLKPGKKSS